One genomic window of Leptospira paudalimensis includes the following:
- a CDS encoding LolA family protein produces MRNFLLKIQIVLFFSVQWGSLWAEDGRDRLNAVIGKMNSLESFRASVTLNGGLTGVVSYKSPNQLHVRFSDGRIISSNGRILWFYNPDSSIAGKQDLKGVSGGLGGLLSGYENVTVSGRTFRLTSTTKRYNEIILVVSENDLPRVLKMKRSDEEITEIAFSGIATNIGLGTGLFNFQPPTSSQIVENPLNQKE; encoded by the coding sequence TTGAGAAATTTCCTTCTCAAAATCCAGATCGTTCTCTTTTTCTCTGTCCAATGGGGTTCCCTTTGGGCAGAGGATGGACGAGATCGTCTCAATGCCGTCATCGGCAAAATGAACTCCCTTGAAAGTTTTCGCGCCTCTGTCACTCTAAATGGTGGCCTCACTGGCGTTGTGTCTTACAAAAGCCCAAACCAACTCCATGTTAGGTTCAGTGATGGTAGGATCATCTCTTCCAATGGTAGAATATTATGGTTCTACAATCCTGATTCCTCAATTGCAGGGAAACAAGACCTAAAAGGTGTTTCAGGTGGTCTTGGAGGATTATTATCTGGATATGAAAATGTGACTGTTAGTGGCAGAACATTTCGCCTTACATCTACAACCAAACGTTATAATGAAATCATTTTAGTCGTCTCTGAGAATGACCTTCCCCGTGTTCTCAAAATGAAACGTTCCGACGAAGAAATCACAGAAATTGCTTTTTCTGGCATTGCTACCAATATTGGTCTCGGAACAGGACTCTTTAACTTCCAACCTCCCACAAGCTCACAGATTGTTGAGAACCCTCTCAACCAAAAGGAGTAA
- the trpS gene encoding tryptophan--tRNA ligase, translating to MRVLTGLQPSGKLHLGNYFSAIKKILDYQSKEELFLFIANLHALTTFRSKEELKDYTLGCAIDLLALGVDPNKTVFWVQSDVPQVTELTWYLSQSITVSQLQLAHSFKDKVAKGFVPGAGLFTYPILMASDILLFSAEKVPVGKDQKQHLEFARDIAEKFNSQFGSVLTLPEPDIDENTATVPGVDGAKMSKSYNNTIDFFGSEKEIKKKVMSIVSDSKAIEEPKDPDQSIIFQIHSLFLTNSEKEVQKQKYRQGGFGYGDLKKDLLESILNHFTPFRSKREELSQNLDYVHSVLKTGKQKAQEVAEQKLSEVRNTLGIYPF from the coding sequence TTGAGAGTTCTCACAGGATTACAACCGTCAGGAAAATTACATTTAGGAAACTACTTCTCAGCGATCAAAAAAATCTTAGATTACCAATCAAAGGAAGAATTATTTTTATTCATCGCGAACCTTCATGCCTTAACTACCTTTCGTTCCAAAGAAGAACTGAAAGACTACACCTTGGGTTGTGCAATCGACTTACTGGCACTAGGTGTTGATCCAAACAAAACAGTTTTTTGGGTACAAAGTGATGTCCCCCAAGTCACAGAACTCACTTGGTATTTATCACAATCGATTACTGTTTCGCAATTACAACTTGCCCATTCTTTTAAAGACAAAGTTGCCAAAGGATTTGTTCCAGGGGCAGGTCTTTTTACCTATCCGATCCTTATGGCAAGTGACATCTTACTGTTTTCAGCAGAAAAAGTTCCCGTCGGAAAAGACCAAAAACAACATTTGGAATTTGCTCGGGACATTGCAGAAAAATTCAACTCTCAATTTGGATCTGTTTTGACACTCCCAGAACCAGACATTGATGAAAACACGGCAACGGTTCCTGGTGTAGATGGTGCAAAGATGTCTAAATCGTATAACAATACGATTGATTTTTTTGGTAGCGAAAAAGAGATCAAAAAGAAAGTGATGTCGATTGTCAGTGATTCAAAAGCCATCGAAGAACCAAAAGATCCAGACCAGTCTATCATTTTCCAAATTCATTCTTTATTCTTAACGAATTCCGAAAAAGAAGTACAAAAACAAAAATACAGACAAGGTGGATTTGGATATGGGGATTTAAAAAAAGACCTCTTAGAATCCATACTGAATCATTTTACACCTTTCCGATCCAAACGAGAGGAACTCTCACAAAACTTAGATTATGTTCATTCTGTATTAAAAACTGGAAAACAAAAAGCACAAGAAGTTGCGGAACAAAAATTAAGTGAAGTGAGAAACACACTCGGCATTTATCCTTTCTAA
- a CDS encoding ComEC/Rec2 family competence protein — MRVNTKLLPNSNFGWFCLGICVTATTIKIGNKIPGIYAFLFLFQLLFFCLFVILPPRLTKHYNRRIPWVIVASFLFLLFADTNQSLSQRLPKRFFRDFLKQELSIAPLSPFESRIVMGLVTGSTKEIPKDFKELAKESGILHLFAASGLHLGIFIGSIQFLGNLIFSKHRWLSILFSLGFGFLYLYVLNFPVSFVRAYLFAFLTLVSSLFYRKIAVSDLLIISSATIALFCFSDFLSIGFLLSFSAVFGIFYLKPSLDQIFYKGSKSFLKENFTLTIVCSLCSFPVLLYYFRSYSFGGIWINYCLVPLAGILLPSLYMTLLLQSFLPGSLSLLLSHWIWIPASYLLSFFLKLFQCLSNFERAYKEWKAESSLLFMLSLLLILILWGLHRYNLNQNRITNRLILSVLFLFFPFSFWHEEVKPLPILTQSGKGYFTITLENKMYLYGICSPHKRIGLPNTIHPIKQILFESESCLQTALRLQKKEKIKDVIFFETQASPFVRQYKKQGIKIQSSLRMGNDLTKNVTLFRFDGNPKEVNSLLRALKESETFNSLQKWKGILVLDFPPWKKKEAKEWITYQKLLGISNAWKIIIVEDQFEISLFHYLTNPNLL, encoded by the coding sequence GTGAGAGTAAACACAAAACTACTTCCTAATTCTAACTTTGGATGGTTTTGTTTAGGAATTTGTGTTACAGCCACAACAATCAAAATCGGAAACAAAATCCCTGGGATTTATGCATTTCTCTTTTTGTTCCAACTGCTTTTCTTTTGCCTATTCGTAATCCTTCCTCCAAGGCTAACAAAACATTACAATCGTCGTATCCCGTGGGTGATTGTTGCATCGTTTCTATTTTTACTCTTTGCCGATACCAACCAATCATTGTCTCAAAGGTTACCAAAACGTTTTTTCCGAGACTTTTTAAAACAAGAACTGAGCATAGCACCACTTTCTCCATTTGAATCACGAATTGTAATGGGCCTTGTGACTGGTTCCACAAAAGAAATTCCAAAAGACTTCAAAGAACTAGCAAAGGAATCTGGCATCTTACACCTATTTGCTGCTTCAGGACTTCATTTAGGAATTTTTATTGGATCCATTCAATTTTTAGGAAACTTAATTTTTTCCAAACACCGTTGGTTATCCATCCTATTCTCACTTGGATTTGGATTTTTGTACTTATATGTTTTAAACTTTCCTGTCTCATTTGTAAGAGCTTACCTCTTTGCATTTTTGACATTAGTCTCATCTTTATTTTACCGCAAAATTGCCGTTAGTGATTTACTGATCATATCTTCTGCGACCATTGCATTGTTTTGTTTCTCAGACTTTTTAAGCATTGGATTTTTACTCTCCTTTAGTGCTGTTTTTGGAATCTTTTATCTCAAACCCAGTCTGGACCAAATATTTTATAAAGGTAGTAAATCCTTCTTAAAGGAAAATTTTACACTCACAATCGTTTGTTCCTTATGTTCGTTCCCGGTTCTTTTGTATTATTTTCGCTCTTATTCATTTGGAGGGATTTGGATCAATTATTGTTTGGTTCCACTTGCTGGAATCTTACTTCCTAGTTTGTATATGACACTCCTCCTCCAAAGTTTTTTACCAGGTTCACTCTCACTTCTTTTATCCCATTGGATTTGGATACCGGCAAGTTACTTACTTTCCTTTTTTCTAAAACTCTTCCAATGTTTATCAAATTTCGAAAGAGCTTACAAGGAATGGAAAGCGGAATCTTCCCTTCTATTCATGTTATCACTCCTTCTTATTTTGATCCTTTGGGGACTACATCGTTACAACCTAAACCAAAACAGAATCACCAATCGATTGATCCTTAGTGTATTGTTTCTTTTTTTTCCATTTAGTTTTTGGCACGAAGAGGTTAAGCCTCTACCGATTCTCACCCAATCGGGAAAAGGGTATTTTACAATCACTCTCGAAAACAAAATGTATCTTTATGGAATTTGTTCGCCTCATAAACGGATCGGCCTCCCAAATACAATCCATCCAATCAAACAAATATTATTTGAATCAGAATCTTGTTTGCAAACAGCTTTAAGACTGCAAAAAAAAGAGAAAATTAAAGATGTGATTTTTTTCGAAACACAGGCTTCCCCTTTCGTTCGGCAATATAAAAAACAAGGTATCAAAATCCAATCTTCACTCCGAATGGGAAACGATCTCACAAAGAATGTAACATTATTTCGATTTGATGGCAATCCGAAGGAAGTGAACTCCTTATTACGTGCCTTAAAAGAATCGGAAACATTCAATTCCTTACAAAAATGGAAGGGAATCTTGGTTCTCGATTTCCCTCCTTGGAAAAAAAAGGAAGCAAAAGAATGGATCACCTACCAAAAACTACTTGGGATTTCTAACGCATGGAAAATCATCATCGTTGAGGATCAATTTGAAATCTCCTTATTCCACTATCTCACAAATCCAAACCTTCTTTGA
- the rsmA gene encoding 16S rRNA (adenine(1518)-N(6)/adenine(1519)-N(6))-dimethyltransferase RsmA, with the protein MKSPYSTISQIQTFFEQKGIRAQKKFGQNFLIDQNIVEYIVNTAKPLFTEDDVSLAEIGIGLGTLTYPILSLGKHTDLFEIDFAYIQLAKEDILPKFPKANLFAGDALENLHHIFPKKVFVFGNLPYHLTTEIINTLIIHCRNFQGGIFMVQKEFAERLVKETSSLSVFLSAFCEVKYLKTVHKNCFFPIPKIHSALILLSPKKEKGKQHWSPQSEVEVEIWSRMLRTVFWGKRKQIQVSLRESPFSDDPNFREALGEALVRSEIPPTKRPEELNREQFLNLGQHLLDILSK; encoded by the coding sequence TTGAAATCTCCTTATTCCACTATCTCACAAATCCAAACCTTCTTTGAACAAAAAGGAATCAGAGCCCAAAAAAAATTTGGTCAAAATTTCCTAATCGATCAAAACATTGTGGAATATATCGTCAATACCGCAAAACCATTGTTTACTGAAGATGATGTATCTTTGGCAGAAATTGGAATTGGACTTGGAACTTTAACTTATCCAATTTTGAGTTTAGGAAAACATACTGATTTATTTGAAATTGATTTTGCTTACATCCAATTGGCAAAAGAAGATATTTTACCTAAATTTCCCAAAGCAAATTTATTTGCAGGTGATGCCTTAGAAAATTTACACCATATTTTTCCTAAAAAAGTTTTTGTATTTGGAAACTTACCTTACCACCTCACAACAGAAATCATCAACACACTGATCATCCATTGCCGAAACTTCCAAGGTGGAATTTTTATGGTACAAAAGGAGTTTGCAGAACGGCTTGTGAAAGAAACCTCTTCTCTCTCCGTATTTTTATCTGCCTTCTGCGAAGTGAAATACCTAAAGACAGTCCATAAAAATTGTTTTTTTCCCATTCCCAAAATCCATTCCGCTCTCATTTTACTCTCTCCCAAAAAAGAAAAGGGCAAACAGCACTGGTCTCCTCAATCAGAAGTGGAAGTGGAAATTTGGTCTCGGATGTTACGAACTGTGTTTTGGGGGAAACGAAAACAAATCCAAGTGAGTTTACGGGAATCTCCCTTTTCAGATGATCCCAATTTCCGTGAGGCTCTGGGTGAAGCATTGGTTCGTTCAGAAATCCCTCCTACCAAACGACCTGAAGAATTGAACCGTGAACAATTTCTGAATCTTGGTCAACATTTACTTGACATTTTGTCAAAATGA
- a CDS encoding sterol desaturase family protein: protein MFENFTPPPIVTYAIPVFFLLIGIEVYIGYRRNKDLYRLNDSIADLSTGIISQIWGLFQKGVGLYAYFYIYEHFRFFEFAMTNPWAWVLCIVGQDFCYYWSHRLAHEVNFLWAGHVIHHHSEEYNLVVALRQTGLGGLVTWVFYVPLALIGFHPWMYLASGQINLIYQFWVHTKAVGKIGKIGEYILSTPSHHRVHHAINPIYIDKNHGGIFILFDRMFGTFQEETEPCVYGTVKPLRSFNPVYANFHYYWELLKQAFAAEYFMDKIRVFLKPPGWYPRQGNQPAGFLPIPEVSPNSFQKYDPKPATEVKTYTTTWFVLVLLLSFAFLLFVPKFSFVSQVLVTIWVTLSLVSINALIENKSWAGALEITRLLFGFLVLGYFDVNWAYYAIGIVCLVIAGIYLYRTGQQKTQAAS, encoded by the coding sequence ATGTTTGAGAATTTCACACCCCCTCCCATTGTAACGTATGCCATCCCCGTTTTTTTCCTTTTGATTGGCATTGAAGTGTACATCGGTTACCGCAGGAACAAAGACCTGTACCGGTTGAATGATTCGATTGCCGATTTGAGTACGGGAATCATCTCCCAAATTTGGGGCCTTTTCCAAAAAGGTGTGGGTTTATATGCCTATTTTTATATCTATGAACACTTTCGATTTTTTGAATTTGCCATGACAAACCCTTGGGCATGGGTGCTTTGTATTGTCGGTCAAGATTTCTGTTATTATTGGTCACACCGCTTAGCACATGAAGTGAATTTCCTTTGGGCTGGACACGTCATCCACCACCACAGTGAAGAATACAACCTTGTGGTTGCCCTCAGACAAACTGGTCTTGGCGGCCTTGTGACTTGGGTATTTTATGTGCCACTCGCTCTCATTGGGTTTCACCCATGGATGTATCTTGCCAGCGGACAAATCAATCTTATCTACCAATTTTGGGTACACACAAAAGCAGTTGGTAAAATTGGAAAGATTGGTGAGTACATCCTTTCGACACCTTCTCACCACCGAGTTCACCACGCGATTAACCCAATCTACATCGACAAAAACCATGGTGGGATTTTTATCCTCTTTGATCGTATGTTCGGGACTTTCCAAGAAGAAACAGAACCTTGTGTGTATGGAACTGTAAAACCACTTCGCAGTTTTAACCCAGTGTATGCAAACTTCCACTACTACTGGGAACTTCTAAAACAAGCCTTTGCCGCCGAATACTTTATGGATAAAATCCGCGTCTTTTTGAAACCACCAGGTTGGTACCCAAGACAGGGAAACCAACCAGCAGGATTTTTACCCATTCCAGAAGTAAGCCCAAATTCATTCCAAAAGTATGACCCTAAACCTGCTACTGAAGTAAAAACCTATACAACCACTTGGTTTGTTTTGGTCTTACTCCTCTCGTTTGCGTTTTTACTCTTTGTTCCAAAATTCAGTTTTGTCTCTCAAGTCCTTGTTACCATTTGGGTGACACTTTCCCTCGTTTCCATCAATGCACTGATTGAAAACAAATCTTGGGCGGGGGCCTTGGAGATTACAAGACTCCTCTTTGGATTTTTAGTGCTTGGATACTTTGATGTCAATTGGGCATATTATGCCATTGGCATTGTTTGTTTGGTGATTGCCGGTATTTATCTCTACCGCACTGGCCAACAGAAAACACAAGCCGCCTCCTAA
- a CDS encoding M23 family metallopeptidase: MKRNRSYYIILVLILFVVTYSAYAAYQKQKNGPVFLDNHVFQRYNDQWGLWVDLIAEKKSVLEKASEFGVLAQEVMEINHLTETELKRLKRSVFFPYSAEYMRNLQEKELFRETIDSPIDQFIWPVLPNNKSRISSRIGRRWNTWHTGLDIAIPKNSIVLAAADGVVEEAGRGGDYGLAVKIYHHDMNHFHTVYGHNQELLVKPGDIVKKGQIIAFSGNTGKSTGPHVHFEVRFHNVYLNPENFLTPFEEGVATNLVGFAD; this comes from the coding sequence ATGAAGCGAAACCGCAGTTACTATATCATACTGGTCCTAATCCTCTTTGTCGTGACCTACTCGGCCTATGCGGCATACCAAAAGCAAAAAAATGGTCCTGTTTTTTTGGACAACCATGTCTTCCAACGGTATAACGACCAATGGGGCCTTTGGGTGGATCTCATTGCAGAGAAAAAATCCGTATTGGAAAAGGCATCTGAATTCGGTGTGCTTGCCCAAGAGGTAATGGAAATCAACCACCTCACGGAAACCGAACTCAAACGTTTGAAACGCTCCGTATTTTTCCCTTATTCCGCTGAATACATGCGGAACCTCCAAGAAAAAGAACTCTTTCGCGAAACCATCGATTCTCCGATCGACCAATTCATTTGGCCAGTGTTACCCAATAACAAATCTCGAATTTCTTCTCGGATTGGAAGGCGTTGGAACACTTGGCATACAGGCCTTGACATCGCCATTCCGAAAAACTCGATCGTACTTGCGGCAGCAGATGGAGTGGTAGAAGAAGCGGGGAGAGGTGGTGACTATGGACTGGCTGTTAAAATTTACCACCATGACATGAACCATTTCCATACAGTGTATGGGCATAACCAAGAGTTACTCGTAAAACCTGGTGACATTGTGAAAAAAGGACAAATCATCGCTTTTTCTGGTAACACGGGAAAGTCAACAGGACCTCATGTCCATTTCGAAGTTCGATTTCATAATGTGTATTTGAATCCTGAAAACTTTCTCACTCCATTTGAAGAAGGTGTTGCCACAAACCTTGTCGGATTTGCAGACTAA
- a CDS encoding HAD family hydrolase — translation MTNLTKHSWTDEIYNRLTTLIPNKTGIVCFDFDNTLIRNDFGEKIMDQIIRENLTFLPTDLSPFFRDKKLWKDHTKLSLAEKEHLIWEEYSFQLKEFGVERGYRWTCFLFQGLSKEDYYEIARRAWKRVNLPEDESGVFPQVEMKDLIQYLHHHKWQVYIVTASPEPGIAAIAHHFPVLESNVIGMRQTLDGNERYTHELIEPYTYGEGKVKAIEERIGQYPDLVFGDSFNDYPMLTKAKEFGVAIDKGDPEFVKACSAKGILIQPYFTYQTVIK, via the coding sequence GTGACAAACCTTACAAAGCATAGTTGGACAGATGAAATTTATAACCGTCTGACAACACTGATCCCTAATAAAACAGGCATTGTCTGTTTTGATTTTGATAATACACTGATCCGTAATGATTTTGGCGAAAAAATCATGGACCAAATCATCAGGGAAAATCTTACATTTTTACCGACTGATCTCTCCCCTTTTTTCCGTGATAAAAAACTTTGGAAAGACCACACCAAACTCAGTTTAGCTGAAAAAGAACATTTGATATGGGAAGAGTATTCATTCCAATTAAAAGAATTTGGAGTTGAAAGAGGGTATCGTTGGACTTGTTTTTTATTCCAAGGTCTATCAAAAGAAGATTATTACGAAATTGCAAGACGTGCTTGGAAACGAGTAAACTTACCTGAAGATGAGTCTGGAGTTTTTCCTCAAGTGGAAATGAAAGATTTAATCCAATACTTACACCACCATAAATGGCAAGTCTACATTGTAACAGCTTCTCCTGAACCAGGCATTGCTGCCATCGCTCACCACTTTCCTGTGTTAGAAAGTAACGTCATTGGTATGAGACAAACCTTAGATGGAAATGAAAGGTATACTCACGAACTCATTGAACCATATACATATGGCGAAGGGAAAGTCAAAGCAATCGAAGAAAGAATTGGCCAGTATCCTGATTTGGTTTTTGGTGATTCGTTTAATGACTATCCCATGTTAACCAAAGCCAAAGAATTCGGAGTCGCCATTGATAAAGGTGATCCTGAATTTGTTAAGGCCTGCAGTGCAAAAGGAATCCTCATCCAACCATATTTTACCTACCAAACTGTAATCAAATGA
- the rsmI gene encoding 16S rRNA (cytidine(1402)-2'-O)-methyltransferase: MNRLYLVSNSIGNDLDLPPRTKQLLEEADWILGEEQRTTSTLLKKLGISKPFDLLNEHTSRTEMDEIGMKLAMTKRTCLISDSGSPGLEDPGKWLVPLAWEMGVEVRSAPGPTALVSALTSSGFATSPFLFLGFLPREEKEREKTLKQYLGLGITLAFYETPYRAKHCLETLAKILPNDRMLFLALGISFAHETSFRGTAKEVQKKFPQGMKLPPVFVIEEKKERHKR; encoded by the coding sequence ATGAATCGATTGTATTTAGTATCCAATTCCATTGGAAACGACTTAGACCTTCCACCACGCACAAAACAATTGCTAGAGGAAGCAGATTGGATCTTAGGGGAAGAACAAAGGACCACTTCTACCCTACTGAAAAAACTAGGGATCTCAAAACCGTTTGACCTTCTCAATGAACATACTTCGAGAACTGAGATGGATGAAATTGGAATGAAACTTGCCATGACAAAACGCACTTGTCTCATCTCTGATTCTGGTAGTCCAGGTCTCGAAGACCCAGGTAAGTGGCTTGTCCCACTCGCTTGGGAGATGGGAGTGGAAGTGAGATCGGCACCAGGTCCCACTGCACTTGTTTCAGCTCTCACCAGTTCTGGTTTTGCGACCTCACCTTTTTTATTCCTTGGATTTTTACCGAGAGAGGAAAAAGAAAGGGAAAAGACTTTAAAACAATACTTAGGACTAGGGATCACACTCGCCTTTTACGAAACCCCATACCGTGCCAAACATTGCCTGGAAACTCTCGCCAAAATCCTTCCGAATGATCGAATGCTCTTTTTGGCACTGGGAATTTCATTCGCACACGAAACTTCTTTCCGCGGGACAGCAAAGGAAGTCCAAAAAAAATTCCCACAAGGGATGAAACTCCCACCTGTGTTTGTCATCGAAGAGAAAAAAGAAAGACACAAACGATAG
- a CDS encoding helix-turn-helix domain-containing protein yields MVSKVEQTSDGLDPLISESGDYITDVVKENLKLIRHTKGFSLDKLANRCGVSRAMLSQIEQGKSVPTISVLWKIANGLNVPFSELLKEKNQDGIHILKAENSKVLYSNSKVFASRALFPFLGNRKTEFYELILKPGGHEVAEPHKTGTTENLVVVSGKLRLRVGEKVVELEPKDSVFFKADVSHEYSNPTDQETLMYLVMDYTDEIG; encoded by the coding sequence ATGGTCAGTAAAGTAGAACAAACAAGTGACGGATTAGATCCTTTAATTTCAGAATCGGGCGACTATATAACAGATGTTGTCAAAGAAAACCTGAAACTCATCCGTCATACCAAAGGATTTTCTTTGGACAAACTCGCAAACCGATGTGGTGTCAGCCGAGCGATGTTGTCTCAAATTGAACAAGGGAAATCTGTGCCGACCATCTCTGTTTTATGGAAAATTGCAAACGGGCTCAATGTTCCTTTTTCCGAACTCCTGAAAGAAAAAAACCAAGACGGAATCCATATCTTAAAAGCAGAAAACTCCAAGGTTTTATATTCCAATTCAAAGGTGTTTGCAAGCCGTGCCCTGTTTCCATTCCTAGGAAACCGCAAAACAGAATTTTATGAACTCATATTAAAGCCGGGTGGACATGAAGTTGCTGAACCACACAAAACAGGGACCACAGAAAACCTCGTTGTTGTCTCTGGGAAACTTCGATTGCGTGTAGGGGAAAAGGTAGTGGAACTTGAGCCAAAAGACTCAGTGTTTTTTAAGGCAGATGTCTCTCATGAATATTCCAATCCTACAGACCAAGAAACTCTTATGTACTTGGTGATGGATTACACGGATGAAATAGGTTAA
- a CDS encoding 50S ribosomal protein L11 methyltransferase, with product MEYRELKVNLPKELSDPFYELLDSLQCAGYYEILFDGEAPKEKDQGLIRDNTNIRIYLQTDEVEKELKILIFLKLHAPNNSNSESRIIETRDYEEAYKEYYKPFPIGNKIWVIPTWEKNEPNTIALWKPTGGIPLFINPGVAFGTGHHETTKLILEHLDSLFAEGKFLFQSACDVGTGSGILSIGLAKFGVSKIFALDIDPNAVKAAWSNWTENEYPKGFQFSVEESGIDNPKLSNERYDLAIANITFAVLSQNIRHLAKINAPRIIFSGIITEKKDEFLSLLQSHLPGKLLYSKEWNEWWVLDWQKN from the coding sequence TTGGAATACCGAGAATTAAAAGTCAATTTACCAAAAGAATTATCAGATCCATTTTATGAACTTCTAGATTCTTTGCAATGTGCTGGTTATTATGAAATTCTTTTTGACGGTGAAGCACCAAAAGAAAAAGACCAGGGCCTCATCCGAGACAATACAAATATTCGTATTTATTTACAAACTGATGAAGTAGAAAAGGAATTAAAAATTCTAATCTTTCTAAAACTTCATGCACCTAACAATTCTAATTCGGAATCCCGTATCATTGAAACCAGGGATTACGAAGAAGCATACAAAGAATATTACAAACCCTTCCCTATTGGAAATAAAATTTGGGTGATCCCTACTTGGGAAAAAAATGAACCGAATACAATAGCATTATGGAAACCTACGGGAGGCATTCCTCTTTTCATTAACCCTGGTGTGGCATTCGGAACAGGTCACCATGAAACGACCAAACTCATTTTAGAACATTTGGATTCATTATTTGCAGAAGGTAAGTTTTTATTCCAATCAGCATGTGATGTAGGGACAGGTTCTGGAATTTTATCGATTGGTCTTGCTAAGTTTGGAGTGAGTAAAATTTTTGCTTTGGACATAGATCCAAATGCTGTGAAAGCAGCTTGGTCTAACTGGACTGAAAACGAATACCCAAAAGGATTTCAATTTAGTGTAGAAGAATCAGGGATCGACAATCCTAAACTTTCTAATGAAAGATATGATTTGGCAATTGCCAATATAACGTTTGCAGTTCTATCACAAAACATCCGTCATTTGGCAAAAATCAATGCACCTAGAATTATTTTTTCAGGAATCATCACCGAGAAAAAAGATGAATTTTTAAGTTTATTACAAAGTCATTTGCCAGGAAAACTCCTTTATTCCAAGGAATGGAATGAATGGTGGGTTCTAGACTGGCAAAAAAATTAA